A stretch of the Candidatus Denitrolinea symbiosum genome encodes the following:
- a CDS encoding dimethylargininase, whose product MLTAITREVSRSIVNCELTHLARAPIDVDRARAQHGQYRDALRALGLEVLSLPEEPDLPDSVFVEDAAIVLDEVALLTRPGADSRKPEVESIARALEPYRRLLRIQPPGTLDGGDVLTAGRKIFVGLTLRSNASALEQMRELLQPFGYEVIGVPVTDCLHLKSGVTRVGERTLLINPAWVEKKYFSGFDFIEVDPSEPGAANALLVGGTVVYPAAFAATRTRLEAAVPRLVAVEADELAKAEGGVTCCSLIFEA is encoded by the coding sequence ATGCTCACCGCCATCACCCGTGAAGTTTCCCGCTCGATCGTGAATTGCGAGCTCACCCATCTCGCGCGCGCGCCCATTGACGTGGACCGCGCCCGCGCCCAGCACGGACAATATCGCGACGCGCTGCGCGCGCTGGGGCTGGAAGTCCTGTCCCTGCCCGAGGAGCCGGACCTGCCCGACTCGGTCTTCGTGGAAGACGCGGCCATCGTGCTGGACGAGGTCGCCCTGCTGACGCGTCCCGGCGCGGACTCGCGCAAACCCGAGGTGGAATCCATCGCGCGGGCGCTGGAGCCGTACCGCCGCCTGCTGCGAATCCAGCCGCCGGGGACGCTGGACGGCGGGGACGTGCTGACAGCGGGACGAAAAATCTTCGTGGGGCTCACGCTCCGCAGTAACGCGTCCGCGCTGGAGCAGATGAGGGAATTGCTCCAGCCATTCGGTTATGAGGTGATCGGAGTCCCCGTCACGGATTGCCTGCATTTGAAATCGGGGGTGACGCGCGTCGGCGAAAGGACTCTGCTCATCAACCCCGCGTGGGTGGAGAAGAAATATTTCAGCGGGTTTGACTTTATCGAAGTGGACCCGTCCGAACCGGGCGCGGCCAACGCGCTGCTGGTCGGCGGGACGGTCGTCTACCCGGCCGCGTTCGCGGCGACGCGGACGCGTCTCGAAGCGGCTGTCCCGCGTCTCGTCGCGGTGGAGGCGGACGAGCTGGCGAAGGCGGAGGGCGGCGTCACGTGTTGCAGTCTGATCTTCGAAGCGTAG
- a CDS encoding phosphoadenylyl-sulfate reductase, partial: protein MPFNGDIQQLAEEFESRTPQEILQWAFAEFGDDIAMSSSFQTQSMPLLHMATRLKPDLRIFFLDTGYHFWESLIFLVRVASDWQLNVVDLNRDSRWDVFVRQNLRNLPLDDPNLCCYIHKVQPMQKAVVGLRAWITGIRRDQTDVRAQAKILEVQEDGLVKVNPLLNWTKADVAAYIEAHNLPSHPLTAKGYRSIGCAPCTVAVGADDSDRAGRWAGRGKTECGLHTEMFRQKEYAVS, encoded by the coding sequence ATGCCTTTTAACGGTGACATTCAACAATTGGCCGAGGAGTTCGAGAGCCGCACGCCGCAGGAGATCTTGCAATGGGCGTTTGCCGAATTCGGCGACGACATCGCCATGAGTTCCTCGTTCCAGACGCAGTCCATGCCGCTGCTGCACATGGCAACCCGCCTCAAGCCCGACCTGCGGATCTTCTTCCTCGACACGGGCTATCATTTTTGGGAATCGCTCATCTTTTTGGTGCGCGTCGCCTCGGACTGGCAATTGAACGTGGTGGACTTGAACCGCGATTCGCGCTGGGACGTGTTCGTGCGCCAAAACCTGCGCAACCTGCCGCTCGACGACCCGAACCTGTGCTGCTACATCCACAAAGTCCAGCCGATGCAGAAGGCGGTGGTGGGACTGCGCGCCTGGATCACGGGCATCCGCCGCGACCAGACGGACGTCCGCGCGCAGGCGAAAATCCTGGAAGTGCAGGAGGACGGTCTCGTGAAGGTGAACCCGCTCCTCAACTGGACGAAGGCAGACGTGGCCGCGTACATCGAGGCGCACAACCTCCCCTCGCACCCGCTGACCGCCAAGGGCTATCGCTCCATCGGATGCGCGCCCTGCACCGTCGCGGTCGGCGCGGACGACTCGGATCGCGCCGGACGTTGGGCCGGGCGCGGCAAGACCGAATGCGGACTCCATACCGAGATGTTCAGGCAGAAGGAGTACGCAGTTTCGTAG